Proteins co-encoded in one Papaver somniferum cultivar HN1 chromosome 5, ASM357369v1, whole genome shotgun sequence genomic window:
- the LOC113284194 gene encoding protein LIGHT-DEPENDENT SHORT HYPOCOTYLS 4-like produces the protein MDATSGGGGGGGGGGVIGRSSSTNIAAAAPLSRYESQKRRDWNTFLQYLKNHKPPLSLLRCSGAHVIEFMKYLDQFGKTKVHTLGCTFFGHPNPPAPCTCPLKQAWGSLDALIGRLRAAYEENGGKPESNPFGARAVRIYLREVRESQAKARGIPYEKKKRKRPTPPTTTATATTSSSSSGVVVDSNGGGSSLSGHHVGGGGGGVSTTTNNHVDMVAHFHQQPNTTITSI, from the coding sequence ATGGATGCAACatcaggtggtggtggtggtggtggtggtggtggagttaTTGGAAGATCTTCGTCAACGAACATAGCAGCAGCGGCACCACTAAGTCGATATGAATCACAGAAGAGAAGAGACTGGAACACATTCTTGCAGTATTTGAAAAACCATAAGCCACCATTATCATTACTGCGGTGTAGTGGAGCTCATGTAATTGAGTTCATGAAATACTTGGATCAGTTCGGAAAGACTAAAGTGCATACTTTAGGTTGTACTTTCTTTGGCCATCCCAATCCGCCTGCGCCGTGTACGTGCCCGTTGAAACAAGCTTGGGGTAGTCTTGATGCACTTATTGGACGGTTAAGAGCCGCATAtgaagaaaatggtggaaaaccaGAATCAAATCCGTTTGGAGCTAGAGCTGTTAGGATTTACTTGAGGGAAGTTAGAGAAAGTCAAGCCAAAGCTAGAGGTATACCttatgagaagaagaaaagaaagagaccaacaccaccaacaacaacagcaacagccaCAACATCTTCGTCGTCGTCCGGGGTGGTTGTCGATAGCAACGGCGGAGGATCATCCTTGTCTGGTCAccatgttggtggtggtggtggaggtgttaGTACTACTACCAACAATCATGTCGACATGGTAGCTCATTTTCATCAACAACCAAATACAACTATCACTTCCATATAA